The nucleotide sequence CGCGGCGGCCGATGTGCCACGCCCCGCGCTGGTGGCCGCGACCGTGGAAACCGCGGCCTCGCTGCTGCCGAGCCCCGCTCGGACGGACAGCCGCTATGGCATCGGGTTCGCCATCGCGCACGACGCGGCCGACTACTGCTTCGCGCTGGTGGACTGGTGGCACGGTGAGCACGAGATTCATCAGCGACTGTTCTCGGCGCCCCGGGAGCGGCCGGATGCGCTGAGTCCGCATCCGGGTGAGGCCATCGGCTGCGTCTGGGAGTTGGCCGTCACCGACTTCGAGCGCCGGGCATGGTTGCGCCATGTGCTGGCCAACCCCGAGGGCCCGGACCCGGATGCCTATCTCAACGCACACTTCACAGGGAGGGTGTAGCCATGGGGATGCCACTGGAGCGGCTGGATGTCTGAGTTCGACGGCGATCGGATCCGGGTGAAGGATGCCTGCCGGCGGGTCCGCGGAGACATCGGTCGTGTTGCCGCCGACTAGGGCCGAGGACGTCGACGGCCTCCCCGACGGCATCGCGCTGCTCCATCACTTCGCCAACACCGAGGACCTCCGCGGATTCGTCGCGCACGGCCGGCGCCTTACGGCTCACGACGATCTCACCACGCCCGGAGATCTGGAACGCTGGCTGCGGGAGCATGGCCTCCTCGACGGCGACACCCCGGACACCAGGGCTCACCAGGGCCACCTGACCAGAGCCCTCGCCCTGCGCGCAGCCCTGCGTGCCGCGCTGCGCCAGGGTGGCGAGGACGGCCAGGACGGCGCCGCCGCCCCGGTCGGCTACTCCTTCGACGTCACACTGACCGCGGCTCACGGCGCCCGGCTGACCATCTCCGCCGACCCCGTGCACACCGCCCTCGCGCACCTCGTGATGGCCGCCCTGACCGCCACGGCGAACGGGACCTGGCACCGGCTCAGGATGTGCCCCGCCCCCGATTGCCAGTGGGTCTTCTACGACAACTCCCGCCCGGGCCGCGCCAAATGGTGCTCGCCGCAGTTGTGCGGCAACCGCGCGAAGACACAGACCTACCGCCGCCGCCGATCGGGCTGAACCAAGCCGTAGTCACGCTGTGCCGTACGCCGAGGAGGCGCCACGCGCGTCCGGCGCGGCACGCTCCCCGCACAGGGCTCTGCCGTCGGCCTGGTCCCGTGTGCTCCGCATCACGGAAACGTCCCCTGTGCTGCGGACAGTTCACGGTATGACGCACACTCCCACGGCCTCCCGCCCCCGGCGGGACACGGCGCCGGGCCAACGGGCCACGGGGCCGGCGCGGCGCCCGCGCGGCCACCACGTATCCCGCTCCGCCGGCCGTACGCCGAAGACCGCGCTCCGGCGCGACATCCAGGGGCTGCGCGGGCTGGCCGTCACCCTGGTCGTGCTCGCGCACGCGGGAGTCCCGTACGTCACCGGCGGATACGCCGGGGTCGATGTCTTCTTCGTGATCTCCGGATTCCTCATCACAGCGGGCCTGCTCAAGGAGGCCGAACACACCGGATCGCTGTCCCTGCGGCGCTTCTACGCCCGGCGCGCGGTGCGCATCCTCCCGCTCGCGACCCTGGTCGCGCTGGTCACCATGGCGGGCTGCCGGATCTTCGCCTCGAAGATCCGCTACACCGAGTTCATGCACGACGCGCTGGCCGGCGCCCTGTTCAGCGGCTGCCGCCGCGGGGCCCGCGGCGTCTGGTGCAGGGGGCACCTCCCAGCGGTAGCTGGGGGCGCCGTGCCAGGCGTCGCGGGCCCGCGAAGATCCACCGGACAGGGCCTAAGTGCAATGCCGTTGTTTTAAGGCCTTGGGCGTGGGTTCCTGGGTAGTGGACCCAGGGGGTGGTTCGGGTGTCTGCGCGTGTGTCTGAGTTATCGGGCCTGGGGTTGTTGACCTGGGTGTATCCACCGGGGTTGGTGGATCGGGTGGTCGCGGCTTGCGGGTGTGCGGAGCAACGCAGACGGCTGCTTCCCGCGCGGCTGGTGGTGTACTTCGTGCTGGGGCTGGCGTTGTTCTCTCCGGCTCCGTATCTGGAAGTGATGCGGCACCTGGTGGAGGGGCTGCGGGGCCAGGGGCTGCTGGGCGGCTGGCATGTACCGGCGAAGTCCTCGCTGTTTCGGGCCCGGCAGCGGCTGGGCTGTGAGCCGTTGCGGGTGCTGTTCGCCTCGACCGCCAAGCCGATGGCCACCGAGGCGACACCCGGCGCGTTCTGGCGGGGGTTGCGGCTGCTGGCGGTGGACGGGACCTGCTGGGACGTGGCGGACAGCGAAGCCAACGAGGCCGCGTTCGGGCGTCCGGGCAACGGCCGCGGGCCGGGCAAGAGCGCGTTCCCGCAGGTGCGGATGGCTGCGTTGGTGGAGGTGGGCAGCCATGCGGTGCTGGACGCGGAACTCGCCGGCTGCCGCACCGGGGAAGTCACTCTGGCCGGCCGCCTGCCACGGTCGCTCGGCCCGGGCCAGCTCGTCCTGGCCGACCGTGAGTTCCTCGGTGTCCCGTTGTGGCAGGCCTTCACCGCCACTGGCGCCGATCTGCTGTGGCGAGTGCCCGCCAACCGCGTCCTGCCGGTCCTCAAGCAGTTCCGGGACGGGTCATGGCTCTCACAGATCCGGGCAAGCAGCGGCCCTGCCCGGCATGAGCCGGTCACCGTCCGGGTTCTGGCCTACCAGCTCAAGGGCCAGGGCGGTGAGGGTGCCGCTGACGGTTACCGGCTGGTCACCACCCTGCTGGATGCCCGACGCCATCCGGCCCGGCAGCTGGCCGCGCTCTACTGCGAACGCTGGGAGGTCGAGTCCGTCTTCGCCGAGATCAAGACCCATCAGCGCGGCGCCCGCGTCGTACTGAGCAGCAAGACCCCTGATGGTGTCCGTCAGCAGATCTGGGCACACCTGCTGGTCCACCACGCCCTGCGTGAGCTCATGCTGAGAACGGCCGCCACCCGTGGTCTGGACCCCGATCGGGTCTCCTTCACCGAGACCCTGCGCTCTGCCCGGCGCAGCGTGACCGTTACACCGGGCAGCTTTTCCCCCTGACCTGCTGGTCAGGGCCTTGGTGATGCTCGAGCAGGACCTCTTGGAACGACTCCTGCCCGCCAGACGCCTGCGCAGCCGGCCCCGAGCCGTGAAACGCAAGATGTCCAGTTACCAGCTCAAGCGAGCTGAACACCGTCTCTGGCCGCAACCGACCCGCACCGGCACGCAAGCCATCCTCATCACAAGACCCCAACGCGCAGGCCCGTAATGCAACGGCATTGGGCCTAAGTGCCCAGCGTGTCGGCGGAGGGGCGTGGCGCGGCTTGTAGGGTACGTGCCATGCCGGATGCCCCGCCCCGCCCCGAGCCGTTCACCCCGCAGACCGCACCCGCGGCGCTCGAGGACCTCCGCGCGCGGCTTCGCGCGACCCGCTGGCCGGACGCGCCCGAGGACGCCGGGTGGTCGCTCGGGACCGACCTCGACTACCTCCGCGAACTCGTCGCCTACTGGGCGGAGGAGTTCGACTGGCCGGCGCAGGAGGCGGCGCTCGCCCGGCTGCCCCGCTTCCGCGTCCGGCTCGGCGGCCTCGGGATCCACTTCGCCCACGTCCGGGCCGCCGCCCCGGCCGGGCCCGCCCTGCCGCTGGTCCTCAGCCACGGCTGGCCGGACTCGTTCTGGCGCTATGCGAAGGTCATTCCGCTGCTCACCGACCCGGGCGCGCACGGCGCCGACCCCGCCGACGCGTTCGACGTGGTCGTCCCCGACATTCCGGGCTACGGCTTCTCCGACCGGCCCACCGGGGCGCCGCTGAACTCCATCGCCGTCGCCGGGCTGTGGGCCGAGCTCATGGACGTCCTCGGCTATGAGCGGTTCGGCGCGGCAGGCGGGGACATCGGCAGCCATGTGAGCCGCTACCTCGCCCTCGACCACCCCGACCGGGTGGTGGCCGTGCACCGCATGGACGGCGGCCTGCCCGTCTTCACCGGCGACCCGGCGGACCTCGCGCCCGAGGAGCGCGCCTGGTTCGAGGAGGTCGCGGCCTGGGGCGCGGCGGAGGGCGCCTACGCCGCCATGCACCGCACCAAGCCGCAGACCGCCGCCTTCGGGCTCACCGACTCACCGGTCGGGCTCGCCGCGTGGATCGTCGAGAAGCTCCGTTCGTGGAGCGACTGCGACGGTGATATCGAGCGGTGCTTCACCAAGGACGAGATCCTCACGAACGTCACGCTGTACTGGCTCACGGGCACGATCGGCTCGTCGATGCGCATGTACCACGCCAACGCCGCGATCCCGCCCGAACAGCACGCCCGCCGGGTCGAGGTGCCGTCCGGCTTCTCGCTCTTCCGCGGCGACATCGTCCGCCCGCCGCGGGAGTGGCTGGAGCGCATGACGAACGTCGTGCGGGTGACCGAGCCCGAGCGCGGCGGACACTTCGCGCCGTTCGAGGAGCCCGAGCTCTACGCGGGGGAGCTGCGCGCCTTCTTCCGCCCCTACCGGGCGGCGGCGACGGACTGAGCCCGGATTCCGCCGCCGCGCCCGGCCCCGCCACGCGTCAGGAGACACGCCACGCGTCAGGGGACCGGCTCCGGTTCCGGGGCCGGGGTCCAGCGCAGGTGGACGGCCTGGTCGGCGGGGTCGGACCGGAGCAGGGACAGCCGGGGCCGTACGGCGTCGGTGCGCGCGGCCGGGGGCTTGCGGCGGCCCGCGCCGAACGGCACCGGCCACTCGGCGCCCGGGCCCCGGTACTCCTGCTCGGCCGCCGCGTGCAGCGTCCAGTGCGGGTCGTACAGATGAGTGCGCCCCACGGCGCACAGATCGGCGCGGCCCGCCAGCAGCAGGGAGTTGACGTCGTCGTACGAGGCGATGGCGCCCACCGCGATGACGGCGGTGCCGGTGGCGGCGGCGACCTCATGGCGGATGCGGTCGGCGAACGGGGTCTGGTAGGAGCGGCCGAAGGCGGGGCGCTCGTCCTTGGTGACCTGC is from Streptomyces hygroscopicus and encodes:
- a CDS encoding acyltransferase: MTHTPTASRPRRDTAPGQRATGPARRPRGHHVSRSAGRTPKTALRRDIQGLRGLAVTLVVLAHAGVPYVTGGYAGVDVFFVISGFLITAGLLKEAEHTGSLSLRRFYARRAVRILPLATLVALVTMAGCRIFASKIRYTEFMHDALAGALFSGCRRGARGVWCRGHLPAVAGGAVPGVAGPRRSTGQGLSAMPLF
- a CDS encoding transposase; translation: MSARVSELSGLGLLTWVYPPGLVDRVVAACGCAEQRRRLLPARLVVYFVLGLALFSPAPYLEVMRHLVEGLRGQGLLGGWHVPAKSSLFRARQRLGCEPLRVLFASTAKPMATEATPGAFWRGLRLLAVDGTCWDVADSEANEAAFGRPGNGRGPGKSAFPQVRMAALVEVGSHAVLDAELAGCRTGEVTLAGRLPRSLGPGQLVLADREFLGVPLWQAFTATGADLLWRVPANRVLPVLKQFRDGSWLSQIRASSGPARHEPVTVRVLAYQLKGQGGEGAADGYRLVTTLLDARRHPARQLAALYCERWEVESVFAEIKTHQRGARVVLSSKTPDGVRQQIWAHLLVHHALRELMLRTAATRGLDPDRVSFTETLRSARRSVTVTPGSFSP
- a CDS encoding multidrug MFS transporter, with translation MPDAPPRPEPFTPQTAPAALEDLRARLRATRWPDAPEDAGWSLGTDLDYLRELVAYWAEEFDWPAQEAALARLPRFRVRLGGLGIHFAHVRAAAPAGPALPLVLSHGWPDSFWRYAKVIPLLTDPGAHGADPADAFDVVVPDIPGYGFSDRPTGAPLNSIAVAGLWAELMDVLGYERFGAAGGDIGSHVSRYLALDHPDRVVAVHRMDGGLPVFTGDPADLAPEERAWFEEVAAWGAAEGAYAAMHRTKPQTAAFGLTDSPVGLAAWIVEKLRSWSDCDGDIERCFTKDEILTNVTLYWLTGTIGSSMRMYHANAAIPPEQHARRVEVPSGFSLFRGDIVRPPREWLERMTNVVRVTEPERGGHFAPFEEPELYAGELRAFFRPYRAAATD